A single Bicyclus anynana chromosome 19, ilBicAnyn1.1, whole genome shotgun sequence DNA region contains:
- the LOC112056265 gene encoding slowpoke-binding protein isoform X1 codes for MGSGSGKSSPSEPAASPKHCERSMESSVALAICNEYLAHTPRYDMLSPLNPIGARGSKKWFAIHDNSIKADRLLILMPLTSQCPIEPNETSRGLIMELFRALHHPYIYPVLDVELCSGHALAVLPYCSRGSLKDLIYKSTWNDEYLRKYDAVGVGLPPTQVARFGRQILEGLLFLKEKGFPPFRHLHTGNVMVQNGVARMCGLENTLVGAVPPPAARTAPAERVETLLLGHVLFEMCAGADTDLTLLRELSGNYSQVVEIIELIFGPRPPSLHELLLCELFRKIDLREMKGSCLPNFSQRLSGPCLALLNEVARRQPGARDDSSDPCPPSTPPPRRRYVVEQDYTEEWVHQW; via the exons ATGGGCTCCGGCTCCGGCAAGTCGTCGCCGTCAGAGCCTGCCGCCTCACCCAA ACACTGTGAGCGGTCTATGGAGAGTTCTGTTGCGTTGGCGATCTGCAATGAATATTTGGCGCACACTCCGAG GTATGACATGTTGTCACCACTGAACCCCATAGGAGCACGCGGCAGCAAGAAGTGGTTTGCGATACACGATAACTCTATCAAGGCTGACAGACTTCTCATACTG ATGCCCTTAACGAGCCAGTGCCCCATAGAACCCAACGAGACATCCCGTGGGCTCATCATGGAGCTGTTCCGTGCTCTCCACCACCCGTACATCTACCCCGTGCTCGACGTGGAGTTGTGCAGTGGACACGCGCTTGCAGTGCTACCGTATTGCTCCAGGGGAAGTCTGAAGGATCTCATATACAAG aGTACATGGAACGACGAGTACCTTCGCAAATACGACGCAGTGGGCGTGGGCCTGCCGCCCACCCAGGTGGCGAGATTCGGGCGCCAGATCCTGGAGGGTCTCCTTTTCCTCAAGGAGAAGGGTTTCCCGCCCTTCCGTCACCTGCACACCGGCAATGTGATGGTGCAAAACGGCGTAGCCAG GATGTGCGGGCTGGAGAACACACTGGTGGGCGCCGTgccgccgccggccgcgcgcACGGCGCCGGCGGAGCGCGTGGAGACGCTGCTGCTCGGGCATGTGCTGTTCGAGATGTGCGCCGGCGCTGACACCGACCTCACGCTGCTGCGCGAGCTCAGCGGCAACTACTCGCAG GTGGTGGAAATCATAGAGCTGATCTTCGGTCCCCGGCCACCGTCGTTGCATGAGCTGTTGCTGTGCGAACTGTTCCGGAAAATAGATTTACGGGAAATGAAGGGATCTTGCTTACCG AACTTCAGCCAACGTCTGTCGGGGCCGTGCCTGGCGCTGCTGAACGAGGTGGCGCGTAGACAGCCTGGGGCCAGGGACGACAGCTCCGACCCCTGCCCCCCTAGCACTCCCCCACCGCGCAG
- the LOC112056265 gene encoding slowpoke-binding protein isoform X2, whose translation MRLNYKDCRDYLYRISHKMFNLYQHIKSGEKEQKEPETTGHDRFYQERSRSSFRKKKRRGACRRAQSAAEFDPESVAAANKRDAFRIRSVSTDKEESEEESSERAPLVAHKIDSLAKLLFNKSLMGSGSGKSSPSEPAASPKHCERSMESSVALAICNEYLAHTPRYDMLSPLNPIGARGSKKWFAIHDNSIKADRLLILMPLTSQCPIEPNETSRGLIMELFRALHHPYIYPVLDVELCSGHALAVLPYCSRGSLKDLIYKSTWNDEYLRKYDAVGVGLPPTQVARFGRQILEGLLFLKEKGFPPFRHLHTGNVMVQNGVARMCGLENTLVGAVPPPAARTAPAERVETLLLGHVLFEMCAGADTDLTLLRELSGNYSQVVEIIELIFGPRPPSLHELLLCELFRKIDLREMKGSCLPNFSQRLSGPCLALLNEVARRQPGARDDSSDPCPPSTPPPRRRYVVEQDYTEEWVHQW comes from the exons ATGCGGTTAAATTACAAGGATTGCAGAGATTATTTATATCGGATATCCCACAAGATGTTCAACTTGTACCAACATATAAAGTCTGGTGAGAAGGAGCAGAAGGAACCAGAGACCACGGGACACGACAGGTTCTACCAGGAACGGTCCAGGTCTAGTTTTAGGAAGAAGAAACGGCGCGGGGCGTGCCGCAGGGCCCAGTCGGCTGCAGAGTTTGATCCAGAGTCCGTTGCCGCTGCCAACAAGAGAGATGCTTTCCGTATACGATCCGTTTCTACGGATAAAGAGGAAAGTGAGG AAGAGAGCTCTGAGCGTGCGCCGCTGGTGGCGCACAAGATAGACTCGCTGGCCAAGCTGCTGTTCAACAAGTCGCTGATGGGCTCCGGCTCCGGCAAGTCGTCGCCGTCAGAGCCTGCCGCCTCACCCAA ACACTGTGAGCGGTCTATGGAGAGTTCTGTTGCGTTGGCGATCTGCAATGAATATTTGGCGCACACTCCGAG GTATGACATGTTGTCACCACTGAACCCCATAGGAGCACGCGGCAGCAAGAAGTGGTTTGCGATACACGATAACTCTATCAAGGCTGACAGACTTCTCATACTG ATGCCCTTAACGAGCCAGTGCCCCATAGAACCCAACGAGACATCCCGTGGGCTCATCATGGAGCTGTTCCGTGCTCTCCACCACCCGTACATCTACCCCGTGCTCGACGTGGAGTTGTGCAGTGGACACGCGCTTGCAGTGCTACCGTATTGCTCCAGGGGAAGTCTGAAGGATCTCATATACAAG aGTACATGGAACGACGAGTACCTTCGCAAATACGACGCAGTGGGCGTGGGCCTGCCGCCCACCCAGGTGGCGAGATTCGGGCGCCAGATCCTGGAGGGTCTCCTTTTCCTCAAGGAGAAGGGTTTCCCGCCCTTCCGTCACCTGCACACCGGCAATGTGATGGTGCAAAACGGCGTAGCCAG GATGTGCGGGCTGGAGAACACACTGGTGGGCGCCGTgccgccgccggccgcgcgcACGGCGCCGGCGGAGCGCGTGGAGACGCTGCTGCTCGGGCATGTGCTGTTCGAGATGTGCGCCGGCGCTGACACCGACCTCACGCTGCTGCGCGAGCTCAGCGGCAACTACTCGCAG GTGGTGGAAATCATAGAGCTGATCTTCGGTCCCCGGCCACCGTCGTTGCATGAGCTGTTGCTGTGCGAACTGTTCCGGAAAATAGATTTACGGGAAATGAAGGGATCTTGCTTACCG AACTTCAGCCAACGTCTGTCGGGGCCGTGCCTGGCGCTGCTGAACGAGGTGGCGCGTAGACAGCCTGGGGCCAGGGACGACAGCTCCGACCCCTGCCCCCCTAGCACTCCCCCACCGCGCAG